The Alnus glutinosa chromosome 1, dhAlnGlut1.1, whole genome shotgun sequence region AccaggaattttttttcattaactcAACAAGGCTTTTAACCCAATAAGATAAAAGTAAGCAATATGAATCATTTTCTACCAAAGAAGTTTTTTGAGCAGAAACAACTACCAAAGAAAACCTTCAATAACAAAGTACTTTTTTCCCACGACCTCTTACCAACTAATTTTAGGGCTCTAGAACCATGAGATAATGATTCCCTTGTACAACATGAAGCAGAAAGTGAAGGGCATTGAGAAACCTAATATTTCATGACAAAGAATCGCGTACTATATCACATCTTATCAGGCTTAACATCTAGTCCAGCAACACAAAAATCCTCTCTTTACGCACACTCATGCACAAAAGCATAGCAAGCGTAAAGTAATTGTATAAATAATTTGTAGGCAATAGAAGAGAGAGTACCCCAGCGCAGATTTCCACGACTTCTTCAACTGAATCTCCACATATATCTTTCTTAACAAGCTTCTCGTGGAGATGGGTCCTAAATTTTAACGTCTCCTGAacccaattttaattttttataacaaaaactCTCAGATTGATACTTTGGCCGAAGAAgctaaaaacatattaaaagtAACAAACAAGCTtaaataatagagaaaatagttATTGAACACAACGTTTATGCACGTAAAACGAAGAGAGACTTACGGCATCAGCGAATTCGGGAATTGGGTCGGGAAATTTGTATTCGGCTGCTCTGCAAATCTGCTTGGTGAAGGAGGAGAGTGAAAGTGGTATGCTTTGTGCTTTTTTGCTTAATGAAGGAAACGAATAAGAGCATTTGAATCTAATATCACTCGGACGATTGTACGAAAATGGTGCTGAGCCCAAACTAACAacataagaagaagaagaaggaaagaaaggtgAGGGTGAGTGACATGTTGTCGTTGAAGGAGCTATGCCTGTTCTCAAAGCCATCTCTTTTTCTCCCTTATCCAACTCCTCTTCCACTCTGTCGCTTAAACCCCGGAAAGAGGGTTTTTAAAGCGTaggttaaaatattattttcactcttttgctatcaatttttttttttaacataaaaatgcacttttcagaaaacatttacGAAGcgaaataattttaaaaacaacgTACAAAACAAATTccccaaaacaaaacacaatacaattttttagaaaaaactttCAACATCTTGAAAAAATTGAGGCACCTGTAAAGCCACCTCAATGGAAAAAAGGGGCGGCCACACAGCCACGCCAATTGAACAAAGGCAGTTGTTCAATTAcctcaacaaaaatatccttaaaaatcgaggaaaaaagagaggaagcaATGGATCTTGTAACCCATGGCGGTTGTTGCCGTAGGTCTGTCAAGacttctttttgattttttaattttattttttattaagggtatttttgtctttaggGGACAGCAAATATTTcataatttagagaaaatattGATGCAATCTTCAGTTCAGTATTAGAAATTGAATGTTAGTTCGAGGGATACGTGTTTTTCCCAAAAAGGCAAGTttatattttctcaaaataagtaTGTTCGTTTACATTATGGTTTTAGTGTGTAGAATATCGTGCAGTGGAAAGTGGGAATCAAAGCCCAAGCTCAACTTTAACAAACACCACTCTATGTCCTTGGACCCATTGTTTGCACTTTGCATTACATAGCTTACAAGGCTAGCATACCATTCCATTATATAATGTATCACAGGGAAAACATGCCACAACTTTCTCTCTCCAAGGAAACAAAAATGTGAAGTCTGGGAGCTCCTCCTACGTACAGCAAGCTCATACAAAATTGTTTACAGTTCACAGATTCCTTTCATGTGCTTCAAGCCAAGGAAATCCCAGGAAATCAAACACCTCCTTCTCTGTGTTAAATTTCAAACTTGCAGTGGCTCTTGTGCCCTGCAATGGAACCATGCATGCTAATGCTAAATGAACCATGaaaaacaagaatgatgtctaGAGCAAACACCTAAAAACCGAAGTCATTACCCGTTTACCGCCTGTACTGTAAGTAGCTGGAAACAGCCCTGTATCATCAAGCCGGAATCCTTTAGATTCTGCCAGCAATCTCAACCTGCACAAATGTCAAGTAAAGTAGTATAAACTTTTACTCAACGGAAGATAGTTTTAAATTtcttcaagaaaataaaatttcaggAACGATCCATTTGTCCGTCATAAATATTGTACAACCGTAATGAAGACATTTTAAAAGTGGTGCAAATATAGTACACTAAAAGCAAATCAATTTGGTACGAGATAAAAGAAGCTACAAGGAATGGTTCTGGAAAATTCAGCACCATTCTGTACGTTAGCAGCAAAGGAAAGATTGTCAGTACTCTTGAACAAAGCTAGTTGCTCGTTTCCCTCTATAGTATGCTGCTTTCCAAGATATGTTGGTTCAGCAAATCTTGTTCATAACCATGAGGAGTTGTGTTATTGAACAGCAGTGCAACACTTCTTCCAATACTAAATGTTTGTAACAAACGCATTGTCCTCATTCTATGTTTTTTAAGCCTATAAAATACTATCCAGAAAGATTTTCTGTTAACTTCTTTTGTTTCTATGAGAGGCAAACACTTCGTGAGCTTGAAAATTTATTGAACTACAGACTTCAATAGTTGGAAAGGAGAACGTACCTCCTATTTAATACATCATTCCCTGTCCAAGCTATTAATCCAAATGCATATATGTCCCTTGGGAAAacctacagaaacagaataTAGACATTGAAGTATCAGGAAATCAATCTCATGTATTTTTGCAATTctaaacaaaacaattaaaacctGTATAGGATTAAAGGTGGCCAATTAAACATGTAAACAAGAAGTTAACTACAAGAATTAACCTGAAAACAAACTTGTGGAGGGGTgttaaagaaatggaaaaaggaTTGAAGAAGGCTTCTTCCCCTCATGTAGTTGGgggctaaaaaaaataaattcagatAATTCTCTTCCACAACTGGTCAATGATTCCCCTGGTGGGCATATGAATAAATAACCAATACAAATATGAGTGCAGGTGTTCCTTCTGGTAAATTTGTCTGAAATTTAGGAAACCATCAAGTACCTTTAAATCAATGCGGTGGCGCAGCTCACGTCCAGGATATGTGCAAAGACCGAAGTATGTGTCAACACCAGAATCAGTACCCTGTGCACGATATTCCGCAAAGAAGCTAAAGGAGCATATCACAGCAAGTCTGAAACATAAAAGCATACATGCATGACAGACAAGTGGAAGGAAAcaacttaaaatacaaataagtCTACTGCAAaatgattcttttcttttttcttttttttcctttttgtaattttagttTACAAATGACAGGTAGAATTTGAAGTTCTTTCACTTTTACTTCTTTTAAGTCTTCTTTGTAACCAAagagaaatgctttttttttcctaacatgCAGACCAGAAACTACACTGGGAGCCCTGAAACAGAAACaagaaccaaaacaaacaaTGTTCCTATGACTCAAAACACAATATTTCATAAGGAAGACAGACTTTGATACAATGTTCATAAACCAAtaatcctaaaagcttaagcttatggGAATTAAGCCCAACAAGGATATCAAACTAATACACACTAACCAAAGAAGGTTCAAACTACCGTGATAACCACAAATCAAGAGGTGCATCACCATAATTAGTCAATTTTCGCTGTTTTGCAGTGTTTGAAAAACCaataaatgattaattaatgGCATTGCATAATTTTTGCAAGAATTCAAGATCAAAAAACTTAAATGTTGACTCTCAGTCAAGTGCAGCCATCAAAATGTACTGACCATCACAAGGATATCATTTCCTGTAATTGCAGAATCCAGTTTGTGGAAACTCATAACTCTCaatgttaatatatttaaaaaaaaaataacaatatgcTACATGaggtgaaaaaaataataaagagaagGCATCTGAAAGGTAGGTACCCCTTAAACAGTGAAAAAAGCATACAAGGAATAAGAAAGCTGTGTGAAGGAAAAAtcaaacagaaagaaagaaaatattacCTCCTTACTGTGAGTACTGAAAACCAAATCCTCTCTCAAGAACTTCATATCCTTTAAACGACttacatattttgataaaaaaccGTTATGACTGTAAGTACGGAGCAAATTAACACAGCATTTCAGAAATAATACCACACATATGACTGTTAGAAAGCAGGAAGAAACTTTAAGTAATAAAAGAATGTGACACTGTTACAGGGGTGGCAGAAAACGAATATGATAATATCAAAGAAACATGCCATCAACAAGTTGTATCCATCAAAATAAAAGGCATGTTAATGAATTGGAACACAAAGTAGTAAAAACTCCAGCAATCAATGTCAATGAAATTTTGCTTTTTGCCAGGTATTAAGAGATAAGGACACTCATAGAATCTTTTATGTCTCTAGAAAAACTGTGCTGGAACTTGGAGGAATATCGTAATACAATCTATTCTTTTGGGTAGCAAGATTGGCCAGGTATATGGTGGATAGTCAAGAGCAAATTGGGTCCATGAAAAAACGTCCTAGATTTCTTCGACcatctttttttagaaaaaaattgataaatttcttctactattttcatttatatttcattttctcAGGGGAAGAAAAAtgtattagaaagaaaaaagcagaATTCAGGAGAGAATCAAAATATTGACCCGAAGCAACCTGATCTCCTCTAGGATCAAGACAAATAGACAAtataaatgaaacaaaaatatcaGGTACATGACACACTAAGAGAAGAAGGAATGTTGAACCTCTTTCCATCGGGATGTGTAATTATAATGTCCAAATCCCCACAGGAAGCTTTTCCACGTCTAAATGATCCTCCACATACGATAATTACCTTAAAGACAGACATCAAAATAGTAGAATAAACCATATACAAAAATGAATCACTAATGCTAGAATTATAAACAAGGCTTGTGCCTTGAGGTTTGGCTGTCAACGAATTATATCAAGATCCACATCTGATCAAATAGCAATGATAAACCCGAATTAAATTCAGCATATCATCAATTCATCCCACAATGTCGGCTCATATTAaccaaataaatttataatgctAGATACACAGAgaataaattacatttattcctAACAGCATATTCAGCTGGAAATAATTTGCTCCAAAGAAAAAGTTATAGGGCTCACCCCAGGCAAAATATCCTCCCCAACTTTCTGAAGAAGCTCCTCCATCTCTTGAACCTGAATCAGAAATAGCATAAAAATATCCAAGGTGAAGTAGATCCAGAATTTTTGGATTACCAATGCAAAATTCCAAGCATGAAGATCAGACCTCATGGCGTGGAATCCTATGCTTGATATCTTGAAAATATTTCAACCCAATTCTTTGTGAATTCGTTAACAATTCCTCATTCTGCAGATCATCTAGTGTACGATATCCTTTCTCATATAGTTTAAGAGCAGTGGCTGGACCAATCCCCCAAACTTCGCCGAATAAGTTGATTGTTCGTACCTGCAAATAGTAATGCAGTTGAAAGAAACCCACTCCCAATCGGAGTCTACTGTCTCTATCGCGAGTAATTTTCATAgttacttattttatttaaaacattaaaagaattgaataagtaagattttaaatcaaaacaaaagaaaataatcaagACATAACAAAACTTAGACCTTCAAAAGCAAGAAGAATTTAAAGATCCACATCCTTCTAGCTTTATATTATTCTAAGATTTCAATGAAAACTACATAATGCCAAAAGAGAAGCCTCATAATCTAAAACCATcatgaaaattaattaagagcataatatatttaatcattGTCATCCAAAGACTATATTCAAGAAAACAAGTCCAAATTAGAGGAAAATGTAATAAAGGAATTCCAATAAAAACCTACACAAAAAGGTGGTAACAAGAAAAAAGATACTCAACAATCAGAAAATAGTGTAAATACCCCACTCTTTTGATGAACAAAAGTTTGTAAAATGACTGCCTTTAGCACTACATGATAGTAAAACTTTAGTTCTACTGAGAACCTTTGCAACACCTTTTCATCTCTTTCAAAGTGCTCCAGCTTGGATAACTTTCCAGTTGTCACTATCTCCTGGATCTGCAAGTAATTACAAATCGCTTCTGTAAACTTTAGATGAAATAATTTAACACCATACTTGCACCAGAAAAATGCATACATTTACAGCATATGTTTCTCTAAATTCTGCTTGCAACGTGTAAGGATCAACAACTAATATTGCAAGATTTGAGCTTCGAGATCGGAATCAATACATCACCACATTAGTCTTCAATGTGTGAAGTGCAAATCATAGCTAAGTTCTACATAGAAGACTATAAGTCAACTAAGCAAGTGACAATATCATGATGAGACTCATAACTCAGCAGACACATTTCCTGGTGAGTCATAATCATATATACAACATTCAAAGAGGCAAAtagtaaaattaataataatctaCCCTATTAGTCCCACTTAAAAGGGTGACAAGAAGTAACTAAGAAACTAGTCAGCTGTACTATTCTGGGAATAGAGATGTTTACCATTTGTATAGAATTCATACCATCAGGAACTTGAGATGAAAAAGTCAACTTTAAAAGACAAGCCAAGTAATCAACCAAGGAAATTAATGCAGGACACCCAAACAAGATGGTGTTCACTTACATGATCTTGCAATGACTTTCCAATCGAGGGTAGGTCTTTGACCTGGTTTGCACTTTCAATTTTGAAGGGCAACTTCTCAATAACTAGGATAGCCTTGTGGTAGCTAAATGACCTCCGGTCATCACCCAACGCTTTCATAAGCAATAACCACAAGACATCGGATCACCAAGAGAGCAAAGAAGAAGACAACCAATAATACAGAATTTTATTTCACCTCGATATATGTCAATAAGCTTTCCAAATATCTCGGTTATATTCTTGTTTAAATCAGGAGGACTATACAGCAAGGATGCCTGCAATGCTCCAATCTGTTTACAAGTAGTAATAGTATTCAGCTGCAAGGAAAACTAAAGCATAAAttctatataaaataaataaacaaataaaacaataataataataataataataataataataataataataataataataataatttagtaaTAACATATAATTTATCATCCCCACTCCCAAAATATCCATGCTTGCGTGCTGTGGCTACAAAATTTTCAATAGAAAGTTTCAGGAATTTATCTGAATTAATGGCTACTGAATCTTACGTCCTTATTCAAAGCATCAGGGCTGTTTGGACAGGTATTTGCTGGGCTTATACTCTGGGGTGACTCATCAGAACCTCCGAGAATACTTGGTTCCccatatagagcattactcttTGCATCTTCTTTGCTTTCTGCATTCGTTTTTTTTGAATCTTCAGGAGAGGGTTTGATCTTTTTGCTATTCAATGGTTCTTCATAGCCAGAAGTGTTTTCGTTGGCTTCTTTAGGAACTAAAGATTTGTCTGGTCTGTTATCTCCTTCCGGGTCCACTTTTAGACTGTACGAATCCTCAGAGACCTTTTCTCCTAATCTCAAGCTATCCTCCAGCCATTGATAAAGGAGAACCCTCTGCAACAAGCGTAGCACCATCACAACTTTAAACAGCAtagtaagaaaatgaaaaatatttaaatatgcATTTCAAAGCTGAATATGATATATGAGAACTACAATCTAACACTAATAGAAGCATATAATCTATCACAAGTTACTGTACAGGATAAAATGATGAAATTTTGCTGGCCGACATGAATTTGATGGAATGAAAGACGTAccaagttttctcaagaaacaaaatcaaaatcaattaTCTGAAACTAAATCTTAGAGGAGTCCCATACAGTTGAATAACGAAAGCTACATACTTGGTCTATATCTAACTAGGTTTTCTTGCCCCGGCGAGTCCTTTATAAATCTAGATTGCTCAAAATCAGCCTCTGAGAATTTTTAGGGAAGCACACTAGGAGTAGCTTTAAGGGTAGCATCCTGGACAGTGGACATTGAAGACCCTCCGAAAATTCGGGTTGGTCAATAAACTCGATTAAACAAGAATCAACATAAGAAAGCATCAAGGTCAAGCACACCCCCTTAATTACAATCCTTGCCAGCTGCTATGGGTATCAAGCATTCAGCACCCCAAAATTAGCCGCTAAATTGCTAATATAAGCCTTCTCCTACCAATTAATATTCGAGGCAAGACACAGTATATAATGCATCCAACTGCAATTCACCAACATTAACTAACAAAATCTGAAATTCAATGACAAaactttaaataataataataaaaaaatacttaatttcACTAACTTGTATCCCTCAGAGTTCACAGAAGGTTTCATGTCAAACTTGTAACCAAGACCGTGATTCATTCAAACGATGCAACATGAAAGTTGTAAACCATGATGCAAAATTGAGTAACGCGTAAATAGAGAGATAGAACGAGAGACTCACTCCCTTAAAGCGTGCCAAGCGTTCAGTGCCCACTTGTTTGAGAAGGGCCTCTGAGTTCATAGCAAACACATTAGTGACCCTTTTGGACAGGCGCTCTTCTATTTCAGCCCCCATTTGCACCAGCTTCTGCTTCCAAATCTTTAACGTTCCCAAAAAGACAAAGAGTAAAATGAGATTCATATACAAAACGAGCTTTAAGCAGGTGGGGACGTGACAAAATTACAGGGTGGTGAAAATGAAACCTGTAATCGGCGAGCCTGAACACCGTTTTCGACAAAGAAAACGACCAGTCCTGCGAACATCCCATGTGGGTCTGGAGGGGGAGTTCGGTTTTTGGTTGGCTTTGGCGCCATTGAGTCTGCTTTTGCCACTCGGCGTTTTCGTTCTTCTTCTACAAGATTTGCCAGGTGACTTTTCTAACCGAATGAGGAAGCGTTTTGCCACGCCAGGGGTTTTAAAGTCGGATGAATCGTAAGCTCGATGTAAGACACGCGTCCACAATTTGTGCAATtagatttataattttttgtcgttaatttttttatttttttataacaaaaatcacaagcaatttcaattataatcattgtgTCTTAGGTATATATACAATGCCAATGTCATTCGCGACACTCTTTTTTTTAGCCGtgaaaaattactatt contains the following coding sequences:
- the LOC133858449 gene encoding protein PLASTID REDOX INSENSITIVE 2, chloroplastic isoform X1 — translated: MALRTGIAPSTTTCHSPSPFFPSSSSYVVSLGSAPFSYNRPSDIRFKCSYSFPSLSKKAQSIPLSLSSFTKQICRAAEYKFPDPIPEFADAETLKFRTHLHEKLVKKDICGDSVEEVVEICAGIFSEFLHTHYGGPGTLLVLPFIDMADTLNERELPGGSEAAHAAVKWAQNHVDKDWKEWTGDSY
- the LOC133858449 gene encoding protein PLASTID REDOX INSENSITIVE 2, chloroplastic isoform X2 gives rise to the protein MALRTGIAPSTTTCHSPSPFFPSSSSYVVSLGSAPFSYNRPSDIRFKCSYSFPSLSKKAQSIPLSLSSFTKQICRAAEYKFPDPIPEFADAIFSEFLHTHYGGPGTLLVLPFIDMADTLNERELPGGSEAAHAAVKWAQNHVDKDWKEWTGDSY
- the LOC133867152 gene encoding DNA polymerase lambda isoform X1, whose translation is MAPKPTKNRTPPPDPHGMFAGLVVFFVENGVQARRLQIWKQKLVQMGAEIEERLSKRVTNVFAMNSEALLKQVGTERLARFKGRVLLYQWLEDSLRLGEKVSEDSYSLKVDPEGDNRPDKSLVPKEANENTSGYEEPLNSKKIKPSPEDSKKTNAESKEDAKSNALYGEPSILGGSDESPQSISPANTCPNSPDALNKDIGALQASLLYSPPDLNKNITEIFGKLIDIYRALGDDRRSFSYHKAILVIEKLPFKIESANQVKDLPSIGKSLQDHIQEIVTTGKLSKLEHFERDEKVLQRFSVELKFYYHVVLKAVILQTFVHQKSGVRTINLFGEVWGIGPATALKLYEKGYRTLDDLQNEELLTNSQRIGLKYFQDIKHRIPRHEVQEMEELLQKVGEDILPGVIIVCGGSFRRGKASCGDLDIIITHPDGKSHNGFLSKYVSRLKDMKFLREDLVFSTHSKEGTDSGVDTYFGLCTYPGRELRHRIDLKVFPRDIYAFGLIAWTGNDVLNRRLRLLAESKGFRLDDTGLFPATYSTGGKRGTRATASLKFNTEKEVFDFLGFPWLEAHERNL
- the LOC133867152 gene encoding DNA polymerase lambda isoform X2, giving the protein MAPKPTKNRTPPPDPHGMFAGLVVFFVENGVQARRLQIWKQKLVQMGAEIEERLSKRVTNVFAMNSEALLKQVGTERLARFKGRVLLYQWLEDSLRLGEKVSEDSYSLKVDPEGDNRPDKSLVPKEANENTSGYEEPLNSKKIKPSPEDSKKTNAESKEDAKSNALYGEPSILGGSDESPQSISPANTCPNSPDALNKDIGALQASLLYSPPDLNKNITEIFGKLIDIYRALGDDRRSFSYHKAILVIEKLPFKIESANQVKDLPSIGKSLQDHIQEIVTTGKLSKLEHFERDEKVRTINLFGEVWGIGPATALKLYEKGYRTLDDLQNEELLTNSQRIGLKYFQDIKHRIPRHEVQEMEELLQKVGEDILPGVIIVCGGSFRRGKASCGDLDIIITHPDGKSHNGFLSKYVSRLKDMKFLREDLVFSTHSKEGTDSGVDTYFGLCTYPGRELRHRIDLKVFPRDIYAFGLIAWTGNDVLNRRLRLLAESKGFRLDDTGLFPATYSTGGKRGTRATASLKFNTEKEVFDFLGFPWLEAHERNL
- the LOC133867152 gene encoding DNA polymerase lambda isoform X3 → MAPKPTKNRTPPPDPHGMFAGLVVFFVENGVQARRLQIWKQKLVQMGAEIEERLSKRVTNVFAMNSEALLKQVGTERLARFKGRVLLYQWLEDSLRLGEKVSEDSYSLKVDPEGDNRPDKSLVPKEANENTSGYEEPLNSKKIKPSPEDSKKTNAESKEDAKSNALYGEPSILGGSDESPQSISPANTCPNSPDALNKDIGALQASLLYSPPDLNKNITEIFGKLIDIYRALGDDRRSFSYHKAILVIEKLPFKIESANQVKDLPSIGKSLQDHIQEIVTTGKLSKLEHFERDEKVLQRFSVELKFYYHVVLKAVILQTFVHQKSGVRTINLFGEVWGIGPATALKLYEKGYRTLDDLQNEELLTNSQRIGLKYFQDIKHRIPRHEVQEMEELLQKVGEDILPGVIIVCGGSFRRGKASCGDLDIIITHPDGKSHNGFLSKYVSRLKDMKFLREDLVFSTHSKETCCDMLL